Proteins encoded together in one Nitrospiraceae bacterium window:
- a CDS encoding CHASE2 domain-containing protein, producing MNFNLKIFRVSLFATVMALALSFSAEYMGLYNGIDSYFYNMSFRIRGAKPVSERIIIVAVDEKSLKEFGRWPIPRKHYARMLDNLEQASVVGFDILFTEPTKDDNLLEKAMKKHKNAVLPVYIDNSMHIEYSSPLLSSYKAGHVHIELGINGLANSIYHTIYHKEAAIPSLTSVIYESDRGYFAREKIPAQTARSKKGLSLLQQDFKKINYYGPAGQFQRVSMADVVSEKYSPSFFLDKIVLVGVTAPGIADDKHTPFSQERNTMPGVEVFANALNNLLDNNSIKDVPIILLGLIVIFFSLFMFFLLMKFKEKWIFIFWFLSLFLTSIAVYLLFSVKNIWMNPSLFYSSFSLTFMFIYLYKLNSAAKKLDEEHSMINSLLATNTTEKAKIVHGKGFRGLFSVGGINSKIETLLSLERLYEQKLEDTVQKRTHELSQAISMISNLSNEMILRLTKAVECKEGGTGEHIVRVSLYAKHLSEALRMPNNFIETIEFASAMHDIGKLGIPDKILLKPDKLTREEMEIMKTHCVLGERILADSLYPKIQMSAVIALNHHERWDGTGYPNHLNGEKIPIEARILILCDCYDALRSKRPYKPAYSHQETLAIITKGNERTSPEHFDPQVLRAFIESAGVFEGIFNKYPNVS from the coding sequence ATGAATTTTAATCTCAAAATTTTTCGCGTATCTCTTTTTGCTACAGTAATGGCTCTGGCGCTTTCGTTTTCTGCCGAATACATGGGTCTTTACAACGGGATCGATTCGTATTTTTATAATATGTCTTTCAGAATTCGTGGAGCCAAGCCTGTATCCGAGCGGATAATAATCGTAGCTGTTGACGAAAAAAGTCTTAAAGAATTCGGCAGGTGGCCGATACCCAGAAAACATTATGCTCGCATGCTTGACAATCTTGAACAGGCTTCGGTTGTGGGATTCGATATCCTGTTTACTGAGCCTACAAAAGACGACAATCTTCTCGAAAAAGCAATGAAAAAACATAAAAATGCAGTTCTGCCTGTCTATATTGACAACAGCATGCATATAGAATATTCATCGCCTCTTCTTAGTTCGTATAAGGCAGGGCATGTGCATATAGAACTTGGGATTAACGGTTTAGCAAACTCAATATATCACACAATTTACCACAAAGAGGCTGCTATCCCTTCTTTGACATCTGTTATATATGAATCAGACAGAGGGTATTTTGCGCGTGAAAAAATCCCTGCACAGACTGCGAGAAGCAAAAAGGGCTTAAGCTTGCTGCAACAGGATTTTAAAAAAATAAATTATTACGGGCCAGCAGGACAATTCCAGAGGGTTTCGATGGCAGATGTTGTTAGTGAAAAATATTCTCCAAGTTTCTTTTTGGATAAAATTGTTCTAGTAGGTGTGACAGCGCCTGGGATCGCTGACGACAAACACACTCCTTTCAGCCAAGAAAGAAATACAATGCCCGGAGTAGAAGTATTTGCAAATGCTTTGAACAATCTTTTAGATAACAATTCAATTAAAGACGTACCCATAATACTACTCGGTTTAATTGTGATATTCTTCTCTTTGTTTATGTTCTTTCTACTAATGAAATTCAAAGAAAAGTGGATATTCATATTCTGGTTTCTAAGCCTCTTTCTGACAAGCATTGCTGTTTATCTTCTTTTTTCTGTTAAAAATATATGGATGAACCCGTCACTTTTCTATTCCTCATTCAGTCTCACGTTTATGTTTATTTATCTTTATAAATTAAACAGCGCTGCAAAAAAGCTTGACGAAGAACATTCAATGATTAACTCTCTCTTAGCAACTAATACAACTGAAAAAGCCAAGATAGTTCACGGCAAAGGATTTCGAGGTCTCTTTTCTGTCGGCGGAATAAATTCTAAGATAGAGACTCTTTTATCATTAGAGCGCTTATATGAACAAAAGCTCGAAGATACTGTTCAAAAAAGAACCCATGAATTATCCCAAGCAATTTCCATGATAAGCAACCTTAGTAATGAGATGATATTGAGACTGACAAAAGCAGTTGAATGCAAAGAAGGTGGAACCGGTGAGCATATAGTTAGAGTAAGTTTATACGCTAAACATCTGTCCGAGGCGCTAAGAATGCCGAATAATTTTATCGAGACCATTGAGTTTGCAAGTGCGATGCATGATATAGGCAAATTAGGCATTCCTGACAAGATACTGCTGAAACCCGACAAACTTACTAGAGAAGAAATGGAGATAATGAAAACCCATTGCGTTCTGGGTGAACGAATACTTGCTGACTCTCTTTATCCTAAAATTCAGATGTCAGCAGTGATTGCTCTTAATCATCATGAGAGATGGGATGGGACAGGGTACCCAAACCACCTGAATGGGGAAAAAATTCCGATTGAGGCTAGGATCCTTATTTTATGTGACTGTTACGATGCACTAAGAAGCAAAAGACCTTACAAACCCGCTTATTCTCATCAGGAAACCTTAGCTATTATTACAAAAGGCAATGAGAGAACAAGTCCGGAGCATTTTGATCCGCAGGTTCTGCGCGCATTTATAGAATCTGCCGGGGTGTTCGAGGGGATATTCAATAAATATCCTAATGTTAGTTAA
- the argS gene encoding arginine--tRNA ligase has protein sequence MKKQLKDTILEAFKKLGIDQDEIIIELQREESFGDLSTPVAMTLSKNLKKPPKKIAEEIVNAIDKKNIFEKIEIAGPGFINFTFSKNYLNSEIKQLIKNGSKFLREDIGKGKKIQIEFVSANPTGPLHLGHGRGAAFGEALANLLKAGGYKIDKEYYINDAGRQVRLLALSVFAKYKELIGVNYPFPEEGYKGEYIKDIAQKIIEKEGSKYSSATFEEAGDFFTEFSYKSSLTDIKKDLGDFGITFDVWQSEKDLYKNGEIEKAIYDLRKHGYIYEKDGAVWFRATDFGDDKDRVLIKQDGEYTYFASDIAYHRKKIEKKFDELIDIWGADHHGYIERVKAVIQALGYPRERLRVLLVQMVLLLRSGKPVQMSKRAGEFVTLREVMDEVGADTTKFIFLTRRSDSHLEFDLEVAKAQSSENPVFYVQYANARINSIYSHAKTQGIKIEIPENADMSLLTEPEEIKIVKKLLSYPMVFEGAVISHEPHRITFYLQELAGMFHPYYHKYKVVTDEPELTNARLALCEAIRIVLRDSLEILGLSAPERM, from the coding sequence ATGAAAAAACAGCTAAAAGACACAATTCTTGAAGCATTTAAGAAGCTTGGTATTGATCAAGATGAAATAATAATAGAACTTCAAAGAGAAGAATCTTTTGGCGATCTATCTACGCCTGTTGCAATGACTCTCTCAAAGAATCTTAAAAAACCTCCAAAGAAAATTGCAGAAGAGATAGTAAATGCAATTGATAAAAAAAATATTTTTGAGAAAATCGAGATTGCAGGACCAGGATTTATTAATTTTACTTTCTCAAAAAATTATTTGAACTCAGAGATAAAGCAATTAATTAAAAACGGTTCGAAGTTTTTAAGAGAAGATATCGGCAAAGGTAAAAAAATCCAGATTGAGTTTGTGAGTGCGAATCCTACAGGACCTTTGCATCTCGGACATGGCAGAGGCGCTGCATTTGGAGAGGCGCTTGCAAACCTGCTTAAAGCAGGAGGTTACAAGATTGATAAGGAGTATTACATTAATGATGCCGGCAGACAGGTGCGTCTTCTTGCACTGTCAGTATTTGCAAAATATAAAGAACTGATTGGTGTAAATTATCCCTTCCCGGAAGAAGGTTACAAGGGAGAATACATAAAAGATATTGCTCAAAAAATTATTGAAAAAGAGGGAAGTAAATATTCATCTGCAACATTCGAAGAGGCAGGAGATTTTTTCACGGAGTTTTCATATAAATCTTCTCTAACAGACATTAAAAAAGATCTTGGGGATTTCGGGATAACATTTGATGTATGGCAAAGTGAAAAAGACCTTTATAAAAACGGCGAAATTGAAAAAGCAATTTATGATTTAAGAAAACATGGATATATATATGAAAAAGACGGCGCTGTCTGGTTCAGGGCAACTGACTTTGGCGATGATAAAGACAGGGTTTTAATCAAACAAGACGGGGAATACACTTATTTTGCATCTGATATTGCGTACCATAGAAAAAAGATAGAAAAAAAATTTGATGAGCTTATTGATATATGGGGAGCTGACCATCATGGTTATATAGAGCGCGTTAAGGCGGTAATCCAGGCTCTGGGTTATCCGCGAGAAAGACTCAGGGTGCTCCTTGTTCAGATGGTCTTGCTCTTAAGAAGCGGAAAGCCTGTTCAGATGTCAAAAAGAGCAGGAGAGTTTGTAACTCTAAGAGAGGTCATGGATGAGGTTGGCGCTGATACAACAAAATTCATTTTCCTGACACGAAGGTCTGACAGTCATCTTGAGTTTGACCTTGAAGTTGCAAAAGCACAGTCTTCTGAAAATCCTGTTTTTTACGTTCAGTATGCAAACGCCAGGATAAACAGCATTTATTCGCATGCGAAGACACAGGGAATAAAGATTGAGATCCCTGAGAATGCAGACATGAGCCTGTTAACAGAACCTGAAGAGATAAAAATCGTAAAGAAGCTGCTTTCATATCCTATGGTTTTTGAAGGAGCTGTTATCTCACATGAGCCGCACAGGATTACATTTTATTTACAGGAACTTGCAGGGATGTTTCATCCTTATTATCATAAATATAAAGTTGTTACAGACGAACCTGAACTTACAAATGCAAGACTTGCACTATGTGAGGCAATAAGGATTGTTCTAAGAGACAGTCTGGAAATACTGGGCTTAAGCGCTCCGGAGAGAATGTAA
- a CDS encoding FecR domain-containing protein, with product MKMRLFLIILLSTLLFLHPSFSLAENKVIEITVEKKNTLNHLCKIYLDEPELCWKIAKLNRLSNPHLIFPGQTIKFPVELLKGEPIEGEVTFLSGDAAVSENGKEPWKKLQTGEHIKEGSFLRTESDSSLEVSFEDGSTFLLKPDTLMRLESVKKKPSGFAMKFLLQAGRVIAKIKSSTGRVSRFEIYTPSAVAVVRGTEYRVSLDPKISTMAEVLEGKVNIASSGSAVTVKKGEGTVVKRGSPPAKPKKLLQPPAPTELLPLYRAFPLQLRFDLVNGASSYRVMLSRDIDAKDITKELKIKPHETFELFSAEDGAYYLTTTSIDPDNLEGLSSKPKEIKIRINPLPPLIQAPVHRTRLRERIVEVKWLKVKDAANYHLQISEDREFNNIVLDKSDLKDTSLAPVELDNKRYYLRMSSVANDGYEGVWSVVQEFEIVPGQVKLVNIDEANESAIAIRWADMGKGVNYQVQMSKNEEFKEILIDERVTKPEVSLKKPSEPGTYYVRVRAIASDGSPADFSKPQSFEIKESFPYEAIGAFSAFIILIIIIF from the coding sequence ATGAAAATGCGCCTTTTTTTAATTATTTTATTATCAACTTTGCTTTTTTTACATCCCTCATTTTCCCTAGCTGAAAACAAGGTAATCGAGATTACTGTCGAGAAAAAAAATACACTCAACCATCTGTGCAAAATATATCTCGACGAACCAGAACTGTGCTGGAAAATCGCTAAGCTGAATCGTCTATCAAACCCTCACTTAATATTCCCAGGACAAACAATAAAATTCCCTGTCGAGCTATTGAAAGGGGAACCTATCGAGGGAGAGGTTACATTTCTCAGCGGAGACGCCGCGGTAAGCGAAAACGGTAAAGAGCCTTGGAAGAAACTTCAAACAGGAGAACATATAAAAGAGGGCAGTTTTCTCCGAACAGAATCTGACAGTTCTCTTGAAGTTTCCTTTGAAGACGGCTCAACGTTCTTGCTCAAGCCTGATACATTAATGCGTTTAGAATCAGTTAAAAAGAAACCCTCAGGCTTTGCAATGAAATTTTTACTACAGGCCGGAAGAGTAATCGCAAAAATAAAGTCTTCAACGGGACGCGTATCCCGCTTTGAGATATATACTCCTTCAGCTGTTGCAGTTGTCAGGGGAACTGAATACAGAGTGTCGCTTGATCCAAAGATTTCCACAATGGCTGAAGTATTAGAAGGCAAAGTAAATATTGCATCTTCAGGCAGTGCGGTAACAGTGAAGAAGGGCGAGGGCACAGTGGTTAAAAGAGGATCTCCGCCTGCGAAACCCAAAAAACTATTACAGCCTCCTGCTCCAACAGAATTACTTCCTTTATATCGTGCATTCCCATTGCAACTCAGGTTTGACTTAGTCAATGGAGCATCTTCATACAGAGTTATGCTCTCTCGGGATATTGATGCAAAAGATATTACTAAAGAGTTAAAAATAAAACCTCATGAAACATTCGAACTTTTCAGCGCAGAAGACGGCGCATATTATCTTACAACTACCAGTATAGACCCAGACAACCTCGAAGGACTGTCCTCAAAGCCAAAAGAGATTAAAATCAGAATTAACCCGCTTCCGCCTCTTATTCAGGCGCCTGTTCATAGAACCAGATTACGCGAAAGAATCGTTGAGGTCAAATGGCTGAAGGTCAAAGATGCTGCAAACTATCATCTTCAAATATCGGAGGACAGAGAATTTAATAATATTGTATTAGATAAAAGCGATCTCAAGGATACGAGTTTGGCACCCGTAGAATTAGATAACAAGCGCTATTATCTTAGAATGAGTTCTGTTGCAAATGATGGGTATGAGGGAGTATGGTCTGTTGTCCAAGAATTTGAGATCGTCCCCGGTCAAGTTAAGCTTGTAAATATCGATGAAGCTAATGAATCTGCTATTGCCATACGTTGGGCAGATATGGGGAAAGGCGTCAATTATCAGGTTCAGATGTCAAAAAATGAGGAATTTAAGGAAATACTTATCGACGAGAGGGTGACAAAACCCGAGGTATCGCTAAAAAAACCCTCTGAGCCCGGAACATATTATGTACGAGTGCGTGCAATTGCTTCGGACGGATCTCCAGCGGATTTTTCCAAGCCGCAGAGCTTTGAAATAAAAGAAAGCTTCCCTTATGAGGCCATCGGAGCTTTCAGCGCTTTTATAATTTTAATAATTATTATATTTTAA
- a CDS encoding branched-chain amino acid transaminase, with amino-acid sequence MLKKTEKIWMDGKFVDWDNANVHVLTHALHYGLGVFEGIRCYETENGPAIFRLREHVERLFSSAHIFMMEIPYTKDEIEKAIIETVKINKIKECYIRPIAFIGYGEMGLYPKDNPVSVTIAAWPWGAYLGDDGINKGIRVKVSSFVKNHVDSQMGRAKVSGYYVNSQLAKKEAVSCGYHEALLLDAEGYVSEGSGENVFIVRNGKLKTTPLTSILEGITRDSIMQIAKDEGIEVVEERFTRDEVYIADEAFFTGSAAEITPIRELDGRIIGKGTPGNITKKIQSIFFDIVKGKNKKYNNWLTYVK; translated from the coding sequence ATGTTAAAGAAGACAGAAAAAATATGGATGGATGGAAAATTTGTTGATTGGGACAATGCCAATGTGCATGTTTTGACACATGCGCTTCATTATGGTCTTGGGGTGTTTGAAGGAATAAGATGCTATGAGACTGAAAACGGCCCTGCCATATTCAGACTGCGCGAGCATGTTGAACGTTTATTTTCATCAGCGCACATTTTTATGATGGAAATTCCTTATACGAAGGATGAAATTGAAAAGGCAATAATAGAAACAGTAAAGATAAATAAAATAAAAGAATGTTATATCAGACCAATTGCATTTATAGGATATGGTGAAATGGGATTATATCCAAAGGACAATCCGGTATCTGTTACAATTGCAGCTTGGCCATGGGGAGCATATCTTGGGGATGACGGTATCAATAAGGGGATCAGAGTAAAGGTATCCTCATTCGTAAAAAACCATGTTGATTCACAGATGGGCAGGGCTAAGGTGTCCGGTTATTATGTGAATTCGCAGCTTGCAAAAAAAGAAGCTGTCTCATGCGGATATCATGAGGCGCTTTTGCTTGATGCAGAAGGTTATGTTTCAGAAGGAAGCGGAGAAAATGTTTTTATTGTAAGAAACGGCAAACTGAAGACAACCCCTCTTACCTCAATACTTGAAGGCATAACAAGAGACAGCATAATGCAGATTGCAAAAGATGAGGGGATAGAGGTTGTTGAAGAGAGATTTACGCGTGACGAGGTTTATATTGCTGATGAGGCTTTCTTTACAGGCTCAGCTGCTGAGATCACTCCGATAAGGGAACTTGACGGAAGGATCATAGGCAAAGGAACTCCCGGTAATATAACGAAAAAAATACAGTCAATATTCTTTGATATTGTTAAAGGAAAGAATAAGAAGTACAACAACTGGCTGACATATGTAAAGTAA